A region from the Desulfoglaeba alkanexedens ALDC genome encodes:
- a CDS encoding ABC transporter permease produces MGLLFAYSLRNLAARRFTTLLTAGGMALVVFVFAAILMLAEGLEKTLVDTGSPENVVAIRRSSTTEVQSAVERSHAALVETLPEIAVGDNGRPMAAKELVVLINLKKRGTGSPANVVIRGISEMSYALRPQVRLAAGRLPGKGLTEIAVGRSVAERFKNAELGGTLEFAMRKWRVVGIFDAGSTGFSSEIWGDVDQLLQAFRRPVYSSVIFRLKNPAAFNQVKQRIESDPRLTLEAKRETTYYREQSAAMAKFLRILGTTLTAVFSIGAIVGAMITMYAAVANRTGEIGTLRALGFQRRTILTAFLLESLFLGLTGGCAGLLLASLLQFFTVSTTNFQTFSELAFGFYLSGQIIADSLLFSLFMGFLGGILPAYRASRMNLVAALREV; encoded by the coding sequence GTGGGATTGCTTTTCGCTTACAGCCTGAGGAACCTCGCAGCACGGCGCTTCACGACGCTGCTCACCGCCGGCGGCATGGCTCTGGTGGTCTTCGTTTTCGCCGCCATCCTCATGCTGGCCGAAGGCCTGGAAAAAACCCTCGTGGATACCGGGTCCCCCGAAAACGTGGTGGCCATCCGCCGTTCGTCCACGACCGAAGTGCAGAGCGCCGTGGAACGCAGCCACGCCGCCCTCGTGGAAACACTCCCGGAAATCGCCGTGGGGGACAACGGCCGGCCCATGGCGGCGAAGGAACTGGTGGTCCTCATCAATCTGAAAAAGCGCGGCACCGGCAGTCCGGCCAACGTGGTGATCCGCGGAATCTCGGAAATGTCCTACGCGCTTCGGCCCCAGGTTCGGCTGGCGGCCGGACGCCTTCCCGGGAAAGGCCTGACGGAAATCGCCGTGGGGCGCAGCGTGGCGGAACGTTTCAAGAACGCGGAACTCGGTGGAACCCTGGAGTTCGCCATGCGCAAGTGGCGGGTGGTGGGGATCTTCGACGCGGGAAGTACCGGCTTCAGTTCCGAAATCTGGGGTGACGTCGACCAGCTCCTCCAAGCGTTTCGCCGCCCCGTCTACTCCTCGGTGATTTTTCGCCTCAAAAACCCTGCGGCCTTCAACCAAGTCAAGCAACGAATCGAAAGCGATCCCCGCCTGACCCTGGAAGCCAAGCGCGAAACCACGTACTACCGGGAACAGTCCGCCGCCATGGCCAAGTTCCTCAGAATCCTCGGAACAACCCTCACCGCCGTCTTTTCCATCGGGGCCATCGTGGGAGCCATGATCACCATGTATGCGGCCGTCGCCAACCGAACGGGCGAAATCGGTACCCTTCGCGCGCTCGGCTTTCAGCGTCGAACGATCCTCACGGCGTTTCTACTGGAATCCCTCTTCCTCGGCCTAACCGGCGGTTGCGCTGGACTCCTTCTCGCCTCCCTCCTGCAATTCTTCACGGTTTCCACCACTAATTTCCAGACGTTTTCGGAATTGGCCTTCGGCTTTTACCTTTCCGGGCAAATCATTGCAGATTCACTCCTGTTTTCGCTTTTCATGGGATTTCTGGGAGGTATTCTGCCGGCTTACCGGGCATCGCGGATGAATCTGGTCGCCGCACTTCGTGAAGTGTAA
- a CDS encoding rubrerythrin family protein: protein MKLSTQQNMINAFGGESQANMRYLHFATQAEKENFPNVARLFRAIAQAEYIHAGDHYRCLKHLDGGFVANSMAAFGPGDTSKNLKLAIAGEEFEITEMYPTYIEVAKYQGEKDAQRSFEWSYGTEIEHKKLFEKAKQAVDGGSDVELGPVQVCEVCGYTVEGDAPDICPLCKSPKEKFTAFIS, encoded by the coding sequence ATGAAGCTATCGACCCAGCAGAACATGATCAATGCGTTCGGCGGTGAAAGCCAAGCCAACATGCGTTATCTACATTTCGCCACGCAGGCGGAAAAGGAAAATTTCCCCAACGTGGCCCGCCTGTTTCGCGCCATCGCCCAAGCGGAATACATCCACGCGGGCGACCATTATCGCTGTCTCAAACACCTGGACGGCGGGTTTGTCGCCAACAGCATGGCGGCTTTCGGCCCGGGGGATACATCCAAGAACCTGAAATTGGCCATCGCAGGCGAGGAATTCGAAATCACGGAAATGTACCCGACATACATCGAAGTGGCCAAATATCAGGGGGAAAAGGACGCGCAGCGCAGCTTCGAATGGTCCTACGGCACGGAAATCGAGCACAAGAAACTGTTCGAAAAGGCCAAACAGGCTGTGGACGGGGGAAGCGACGTAGAGCTGGGTCCCGTGCAGGTGTGCGAGGTTTGCGGCTATACGGTGGAAGGGGACGCGCCGGATATCTGCCCGCTCTGTAAATCGCCGAAGGAAAAATTCACCGCTTTCATTTCCTGA
- a CDS encoding ABC transporter permease, whose translation MLLKLLFRNAFRHKLRTALTVCGMAVAILAFGMLQTVISAWYAGVEASAANRLVTRNAISLVFPLPLSYADKIRGVDGVETVSYGNWFGGIYIDEKHFFANFAVEPESFLELHPEFVLPESHKTAFLTDRKGCVAGRKLAERYGWDIGDTLTLRGTIFPGNWDFVLRGIYRARDETIDENRFFFHWAYLNETLKKVQPTRADQVGFYISGIERAEEAAGIAQKIDELFENSFAETLTETEKAFQMSFISMSEAILTAIELVSLVVIVIILAVVANTMSMSVRERLDEFAVLKTLGFGAATLGSLIFGESLVITSMGGLIGMALTFPAAAYFRDALGQYFPVFNVDVRTLYQDLAAVTVVGTVAAGFPIWQAVRVPIAEGLRRIG comes from the coding sequence ATGCTCCTCAAACTGCTCTTTCGGAATGCCTTTAGGCACAAGCTGAGGACCGCCCTCACCGTCTGCGGCATGGCGGTGGCCATCCTGGCCTTCGGGATGCTGCAGACGGTCATCAGCGCCTGGTATGCCGGAGTGGAAGCCTCGGCCGCCAATCGCCTGGTGACCCGAAACGCCATCTCCCTGGTCTTTCCCCTGCCCCTCTCTTACGCCGATAAGATCCGCGGAGTCGACGGCGTCGAAACCGTCTCCTACGGCAACTGGTTCGGGGGCATCTACATCGACGAAAAGCATTTTTTTGCGAACTTCGCGGTGGAACCGGAGTCTTTCCTGGAACTCCATCCCGAATTCGTCCTTCCCGAATCGCACAAGACCGCGTTCCTTACAGATCGCAAAGGGTGCGTGGCGGGACGGAAACTCGCCGAACGCTACGGCTGGGATATCGGGGATACCCTGACCCTTCGGGGAACCATATTCCCCGGAAACTGGGATTTCGTTCTGCGGGGCATCTACCGGGCTCGCGACGAAACCATCGACGAAAACCGGTTCTTTTTCCATTGGGCCTACCTGAACGAAACCCTCAAGAAAGTACAACCAACCCGCGCCGACCAGGTGGGTTTCTATATCTCGGGCATCGAGCGGGCTGAGGAAGCCGCCGGGATCGCTCAGAAAATCGACGAGCTATTTGAAAACTCCTTCGCCGAGACCCTCACCGAAACCGAAAAAGCATTCCAGATGAGCTTTATTTCCATGAGCGAAGCGATCCTGACCGCCATCGAATTGGTTTCCCTGGTCGTGATTGTGATCATTTTGGCGGTGGTGGCCAACACCATGTCCATGTCGGTCCGAGAGCGGCTGGACGAGTTCGCCGTTCTCAAGACTCTGGGTTTCGGCGCGGCCACATTGGGGAGCCTCATTTTCGGGGAATCCCTGGTGATCACCTCCATGGGCGGCCTCATCGGCATGGCGCTCACCTTCCCGGCGGCGGCCTACTTCCGCGACGCGTTGGGTCAGTATTTTCCGGTGTTCAATGTGGATGTCCGGACACTTTACCAGGACTTAGCGGCGGTGACGGTGGTAGGAACCGTGGCCGCCGGGTTTCCTATTTGGCAGGCGGTGAGAGTGCCCATCGCCGAAGGGCTCCGGAGGATCGGCTGA
- a CDS encoding M48 family metallopeptidase, whose protein sequence is MKKPPQTSHYRLRENARAKRVILKVRPHEGLEVVIPRGFDRRLIPEILEEKRTWIEQAWRSLEAQGLSPSEPPELPKQIQLPAIGKTVTVSTVRQNGPAVELIPSFHKATVTLRGAVTDRAACLTLLQEWLKRLGRHCLPPLLQRLSRETGLSYRKVQIRGQKSRWGSCSAGGTISLSWKLLFLEPPLVRTVVVHELCHTVHMNHSQDFWDLLSRLEPEAREKDAALRDAVHAVPAWANWKPREPVRE, encoded by the coding sequence ATGAAAAAGCCCCCTCAGACATCGCACTATCGCCTTCGTGAAAACGCCCGGGCCAAGCGCGTCATCCTCAAGGTCCGGCCCCACGAAGGATTGGAAGTGGTGATACCTCGCGGGTTCGACCGCCGGTTGATTCCGGAGATCCTCGAAGAAAAGAGGACGTGGATCGAACAGGCTTGGCGAAGTCTGGAAGCCCAAGGACTTTCGCCGTCTGAGCCGCCCGAACTTCCCAAGCAAATCCAGCTTCCGGCCATCGGTAAGACCGTCACCGTCAGCACGGTTCGGCAGAACGGTCCGGCAGTGGAACTCATTCCGTCTTTCCATAAGGCGACCGTGACGCTCCGCGGCGCCGTAACGGACCGAGCCGCTTGCTTGACGCTGCTCCAAGAATGGCTCAAACGTCTCGGCCGCCACTGCCTCCCTCCCCTGCTCCAACGGCTCAGCCGGGAAACGGGGCTGAGCTATCGAAAGGTCCAGATCCGAGGCCAAAAGAGTCGGTGGGGAAGCTGTTCGGCCGGCGGCACCATCAGCTTGAGCTGGAAGCTGCTTTTTTTGGAGCCCCCCTTGGTTCGCACCGTTGTCGTCCACGAACTCTGCCACACGGTGCATATGAACCATTCCCAAGACTTTTGGGATCTATTGAGCCGCTTGGAACCCGAGGCCCGGGAAAAGGACGCCGCGTTGAGGGACGCCGTTCACGCCGTCCCCGCTTGGGCCAATTGGAAACCCCGGGAGCCTGTCCGGGAATAG
- a CDS encoding IclR family transcriptional regulator → MGQIKLPAKPRSFITSLARGLQVLEALARSSKPLNLTQLSEEVGFHKVTTSRFCYTLTELGYVERIHKKRYRLTPKALGLGYAIVCNLDLRQVGESHLRELSAFLGETVNMAVLDQTEILYVARFKTEQIMPTELHIGSRLPLHCTSMGKAILAHLPEEELSELLDRITFSQLTHRTITTREGFLEELEKVRKQCYAVSDEELSVGLRSIAAPIMRDNRPVAAINIAVPTARYNLEQLAKNFSGPLLKTAKTISDLLQQQVTVQPA, encoded by the coding sequence ATGGGACAAATCAAGCTCCCCGCCAAACCTCGGTCATTCATTACGTCCCTCGCCCGTGGACTGCAAGTGCTGGAAGCGCTGGCGAGGAGTTCCAAGCCCCTCAACCTCACCCAACTGTCCGAAGAGGTGGGCTTTCACAAGGTCACGACGTCCCGGTTCTGCTACACGCTCACCGAACTCGGCTACGTGGAACGCATCCACAAGAAGCGCTACCGACTCACGCCCAAGGCCTTGGGACTCGGCTATGCGATTGTCTGCAACCTGGACCTCCGCCAGGTCGGTGAATCTCACTTGAGGGAACTATCGGCTTTCCTTGGTGAAACCGTCAACATGGCGGTTCTCGACCAGACGGAAATCCTCTACGTGGCCCGCTTCAAGACGGAACAGATCATGCCGACGGAGCTGCACATCGGTTCTCGGCTCCCGCTCCACTGTACGTCCATGGGAAAGGCCATCCTGGCGCACCTGCCGGAAGAGGAGCTTTCCGAACTTCTCGACCGCATCACCTTTTCACAGCTCACACATCGCACCATCACCACCCGGGAAGGATTCTTGGAAGAGCTGGAGAAGGTGCGAAAGCAGTGCTACGCGGTGAGCGACGAAGAACTTTCCGTGGGACTGCGTTCCATCGCGGCTCCCATCATGCGGGACAACCGGCCGGTGGCGGCGATCAACATCGCCGTTCCCACGGCCCGGTACAACCTGGAACAGCTGGCCAAGAACTTCTCCGGTCCGTTGCTGAAGACCGCGAAGACCATCTCCGATCTGCTGCAGCAACAGGTAACGGTTCAGCCGGCGTAA
- a CDS encoding DUF1269 domain-containing protein, which yields MRDYEMTIRKELGVRPPSCYLDLLKHHGDRFPEDPVTEASWIPGLGNVAFVVGTTQSFRAAFPSLPEEYIVIGYAGRKTIEKLGEDIDVYVMLNTKDESVALIDSLGKWETVSPNFHEWIASNLAKALLRTKYHGHLVVIEMRYEKEAEELTRQIRELEQERRLKVTDMATVMRKGDGSLEVRHHHEVSGKGVTTGGLAGLLLGTLMLHPLLGAAVGAAAGAASSALPALLDHVGIENDFLRELSCMLTPGAAALFVLVEEPESRPVLERIKGLGGKVLITTLSRRAELTLQAALNGEGPETP from the coding sequence ATGCGCGACTATGAAATGACCATCCGAAAGGAGCTGGGGGTTCGCCCGCCGTCGTGTTACCTGGATCTCCTCAAGCATCACGGCGATCGTTTTCCTGAAGATCCCGTCACGGAAGCGAGCTGGATACCAGGACTTGGAAACGTGGCGTTCGTCGTCGGAACCACCCAATCCTTTCGTGCGGCGTTTCCATCGCTTCCAGAAGAATACATCGTGATCGGCTACGCCGGAAGAAAAACCATCGAGAAACTGGGTGAAGACATCGACGTCTACGTCATGCTTAACACGAAGGACGAAAGCGTCGCATTGATCGATTCTTTGGGGAAATGGGAGACGGTTTCCCCGAATTTCCATGAATGGATCGCTTCCAATCTCGCCAAGGCGCTCCTGCGGACGAAATACCATGGGCACCTGGTGGTGATCGAAATGCGCTACGAAAAGGAGGCCGAAGAACTCACGCGGCAAATTCGAGAGCTGGAACAGGAGCGGCGACTCAAGGTGACGGATATGGCGACCGTCATGCGAAAGGGTGACGGGTCCCTCGAGGTCCGTCACCACCATGAGGTTTCCGGGAAAGGGGTTACGACGGGCGGGCTGGCAGGTCTGCTTCTGGGGACCCTGATGTTGCATCCCCTTTTGGGGGCGGCGGTGGGAGCCGCCGCGGGCGCGGCGTCTTCCGCGCTTCCGGCACTTTTGGATCACGTAGGCATTGAAAACGATTTCCTCCGAGAACTGTCCTGCATGCTGACTCCGGGCGCTGCAGCCCTCTTCGTTCTCGTGGAAGAGCCCGAATCGAGGCCGGTATTGGAACGCATCAAGGGGCTGGGCGGCAAAGTGCTCATCACCACCTTGAGTCGAAGGGCCGAACTCACCTTGCAGGCGGCTTTGAATGGTGAAGGCCCTGAAACCCCCTGA
- a CDS encoding sigma 54-interacting transcriptional regulator, translating into MEREVCQLELKVLYDICRIVGQILQLDQALNTILEVLSRSLAMERATIVLKDLETGLLKIRASHGLRQEERERGIYHPDEGITGLIFRSAQPFVVPDVRQEPLFLNKTKSRAIEKEGLSFIGVPILLHGRPVGVLSVDRLFGTEVSFQEDIRFLTIVAAIIAQFFELNLQVAEREKTLRRENLALRLEVSEKYNHFFMVGKSRPLVELGWLIQKVAPSKASVLLLGESGTGKTLIARIVHELSPRARGPFVKVNCAALPDNLLESELFGHERGAFTGAASTKTGRFEEADGGTIFLDEVGELSLPLQAKLLRFLHEREFERLGSTRTRKVDVRIVAATNKDLASAVKQGLFRGDLFYRLNVFPIHVPPLRERPEDIPLLAEYFLDKACGEYGKNLHFGPRAIAELKSYEWPGNVRELENLIERLVILVDGPLIDADDLPSFLKLHPEVPVRDAGVSLSRIEEMERREILGALERNNWIQSRAAKDLGLTLRQVGYRVRKYGLEAFIKNRQRSVGLPDIREPGSAS; encoded by the coding sequence ATGGAACGAGAAGTCTGTCAGCTCGAACTCAAAGTGCTCTACGACATCTGCCGGATCGTGGGCCAGATCCTCCAGCTGGACCAGGCATTGAACACTATCTTGGAGGTTCTTTCCCGTTCGCTGGCGATGGAGCGGGCGACCATCGTCCTCAAGGACCTGGAAACAGGCCTTCTCAAAATCCGGGCGTCCCATGGGCTCCGGCAGGAGGAGCGGGAGCGCGGAATCTATCATCCGGACGAGGGCATCACGGGGCTCATTTTTCGATCCGCTCAGCCGTTCGTGGTCCCCGATGTCCGCCAGGAACCGCTTTTCTTGAACAAAACCAAGTCGCGAGCCATCGAAAAGGAGGGGCTTTCTTTCATCGGAGTTCCGATTCTGCTGCACGGCCGGCCCGTAGGGGTGCTCAGTGTGGATCGGCTTTTCGGTACCGAAGTCTCATTCCAGGAAGACATCCGCTTTCTCACGATTGTGGCGGCCATCATCGCGCAGTTTTTCGAGCTGAATCTCCAGGTGGCCGAAAGGGAAAAAACCTTGCGGCGCGAAAACCTGGCGCTTCGCTTGGAAGTTTCCGAAAAATACAACCATTTCTTCATGGTGGGAAAGAGCAGGCCGCTGGTGGAACTGGGGTGGTTGATTCAGAAGGTGGCCCCGAGCAAAGCTTCGGTCTTGCTCCTGGGGGAATCGGGCACCGGAAAGACGCTGATCGCTCGCATCGTTCATGAATTGAGTCCAAGGGCTCGGGGGCCGTTCGTTAAGGTGAACTGTGCGGCGCTTCCCGACAATCTGCTGGAATCGGAATTGTTCGGGCACGAAAGGGGAGCTTTCACGGGAGCGGCCAGCACCAAGACGGGCCGGTTTGAAGAAGCCGATGGAGGCACCATTTTCCTGGACGAGGTGGGTGAGCTGTCGCTGCCCCTCCAGGCCAAGCTGCTGCGGTTTCTCCATGAAAGGGAGTTCGAGCGCTTGGGAAGCACGCGGACGCGAAAGGTGGATGTCCGGATCGTCGCCGCGACCAATAAAGACCTGGCCTCCGCTGTTAAACAAGGTCTGTTCCGCGGCGACCTCTTTTACCGGCTGAACGTATTCCCCATCCATGTCCCCCCGCTTCGGGAACGCCCGGAAGACATCCCGCTTCTCGCCGAGTACTTTCTGGACAAGGCGTGCGGCGAGTACGGGAAAAACCTGCACTTCGGACCCAGGGCGATTGCCGAGCTGAAATCGTACGAGTGGCCGGGCAACGTGAGGGAGTTGGAAAACCTCATCGAGCGGTTGGTCATTCTGGTGGATGGGCCCTTGATCGACGCCGACGACCTGCCGTCGTTTCTCAAGCTGCACCCGGAGGTGCCGGTTCGAGACGCGGGAGTTTCCCTGAGCCGGATTGAAGAGATGGAGCGGCGGGAAATTTTGGGTGCACTGGAGCGCAACAACTGGATCCAGTCGCGGGCCGCCAAAGATCTGGGGCTGACCCTCCGGCAGGTGGGCTACCGTGTTCGAAAATATGGGCTGGAGGCGTTCATCAAGAACAGGCAGCGCTCCGTGGGCCTTCCGGACATCCGGGAACCGGGATCCGCTTCGTGA
- a CDS encoding efflux RND transporter periplasmic adaptor subunit: MPEDDVSKLRIDKSKVSIRRRRGGRLLFWTLVAGACGLGVLLYRMGILAPAVEVTPATVQYLYPSQAFTVLNASGYVVAQRKAAVAPKITSQLVHLAVEEGSRVKADQLIARLENEDARAALDRTRAEVELARHNLDQARAEFENALQDYERSRRLIVPGYITQAEHDAAVARMKTARAAVAAREAALRAARAARDEAAVAVGYAEIRAPFDGVVLTKNADVGDILTPLGAAANAKAAVVTLADMNSLQVEADVSESSIGQVNVGQPCVIQLDALPDARFSGRVHMIVPTADRTKASVMVKVAFLEPDPRILPEMSAKVAFLSREVGADEEQPVLSIPRSALITEGERSTAFRIRGDRVEAVPVRVGRFLGSAVEVRVGLEAGDKVVVDPPASLRSGSKVKSLEG, from the coding sequence GTGCCGGAAGATGACGTTTCCAAACTGCGAATTGACAAGAGCAAGGTATCGATACGCCGAAGGCGGGGCGGACGGCTGCTGTTCTGGACGCTTGTCGCCGGTGCGTGCGGGCTCGGCGTTTTACTTTACCGAATGGGCATCCTGGCCCCCGCCGTCGAAGTGACTCCGGCGACCGTTCAATACCTCTACCCTTCCCAGGCTTTCACCGTGTTGAACGCCAGCGGCTACGTGGTGGCTCAGCGGAAAGCCGCCGTGGCCCCCAAGATCACCAGCCAGCTGGTCCACCTGGCGGTGGAAGAGGGAAGCCGGGTCAAGGCCGACCAACTGATCGCCCGGCTTGAAAACGAAGACGCGCGCGCGGCCCTGGATCGGACAAGGGCCGAGGTGGAACTGGCCCGCCACAACCTGGACCAGGCCCGGGCCGAGTTCGAAAACGCGCTCCAGGATTACGAGCGCAGCCGCCGGCTCATCGTTCCTGGCTACATCACCCAGGCGGAACACGACGCGGCGGTCGCCCGCATGAAAACCGCCCGAGCGGCCGTAGCGGCTCGTGAAGCGGCCCTCCGAGCGGCTCGTGCCGCCCGCGACGAAGCGGCGGTGGCCGTCGGTTACGCCGAAATCCGGGCTCCTTTCGACGGCGTGGTGTTGACCAAAAACGCCGATGTGGGCGATATCCTCACCCCGCTGGGAGCGGCGGCCAATGCTAAGGCGGCGGTGGTGACCCTGGCCGATATGAATTCCCTCCAGGTGGAAGCGGACGTTTCCGAATCCAGCATTGGACAGGTGAACGTCGGGCAGCCCTGCGTGATTCAGCTGGACGCCCTTCCCGACGCCCGGTTCTCCGGGCGCGTCCACATGATCGTGCCCACGGCGGATCGTACCAAGGCTTCCGTTATGGTCAAAGTGGCCTTCCTGGAGCCGGATCCGCGGATCCTCCCGGAAATGAGCGCGAAAGTGGCGTTCCTTTCCCGGGAGGTGGGGGCGGATGAGGAGCAGCCGGTGCTTTCGATCCCTCGCTCGGCGCTGATCACCGAAGGTGAGCGTTCCACGGCCTTCCGGATCCGGGGCGACCGGGTGGAAGCCGTGCCGGTCCGGGTGGGACGTTTTCTCGGGTCGGCGGTCGAAGTACGGGTCGGCCTGGAAGCGGGGGACAAGGTGGTGGTGGATCCTCCGGCATCGTTGAGGTCCGGTTCCAAGGTCAAATCATTGGAAGGTTAG
- a CDS encoding ABC transporter ATP-binding protein — MPESVVKHPPIVRIEGVGKAYRRGKQTIRVLEKITLDICEGDFLALMGPSGSGKSTLLNLIAGLDQPDEGRITVGGMEITGLSETELARWRALHVGFIFQFYNLIPVLTALENVELPLLLTGLPRKERREHARSALRLVNLEDRLDHYPGELSGGQQQRTAIARAVVTDPTILVADEPTGDLDRASADDVLRLMEQLARELGKTVIMVTHDPRAAKRAHSMKVLDKGVLTDAPQTALSECL, encoded by the coding sequence ATGCCTGAGTCGGTTGTAAAACACCCTCCCATCGTCAGGATCGAAGGCGTGGGAAAGGCCTATCGGCGCGGTAAGCAGACGATCCGAGTCCTTGAAAAGATCACCCTGGACATTTGCGAGGGCGATTTTCTTGCCCTCATGGGCCCTTCGGGGTCCGGAAAGAGCACGCTGCTCAACCTCATCGCCGGCCTCGATCAGCCCGATGAAGGGCGCATCACGGTGGGCGGCATGGAAATCACCGGACTTTCGGAAACCGAGCTGGCCCGGTGGCGGGCCCTTCACGTGGGCTTTATCTTTCAATTCTACAACCTCATCCCCGTCCTCACGGCCCTTGAAAACGTGGAACTTCCACTGCTGCTCACAGGCCTTCCCCGAAAGGAACGCCGCGAACACGCCCGATCGGCCCTGCGCCTGGTGAACCTGGAAGACCGCCTGGATCATTACCCGGGAGAACTCTCCGGAGGACAGCAGCAGCGGACGGCCATCGCGAGGGCGGTGGTGACCGACCCCACGATCCTGGTGGCGGACGAGCCCACCGGCGACCTCGACCGGGCGTCGGCCGACGACGTACTGCGACTCATGGAGCAGCTGGCCCGTGAACTGGGAAAGACCGTAATCATGGTGACCCACGACCCCCGCGCGGCCAAGCGGGCCCATTCCATGAAGGTCCTGGACAAAGGGGTGCTCACGGATGCTCCTCAAACTGCTCTTTCGGAATGCCTTTAG
- a CDS encoding peptidylprolyl isomerase — protein sequence MTETANPVVTLETSLGTVKIELWKDKAPQTVDNFLRYVREGFYDGTVFHRVIDDFMIQGGGLTPDMKPKKTHQPIKNEASKELKNLRGTIAMARTNLVNSATSQFFINVVDNPFLDHRDKTPPGYGYAVFGQVTEGMEVVDAIRKVETRAVGGHENVPKTPVVIQKVTVDAP from the coding sequence ATGACCGAAACCGCCAACCCCGTCGTGACCCTGGAAACCAGCCTGGGCACCGTCAAGATCGAACTCTGGAAAGACAAGGCCCCCCAAACCGTGGACAATTTCCTCCGTTACGTTCGGGAGGGCTTCTACGACGGGACCGTTTTCCACCGAGTGATCGACGATTTCATGATCCAGGGCGGCGGACTCACCCCCGACATGAAACCCAAAAAGACCCATCAGCCCATCAAGAACGAAGCTTCGAAGGAACTGAAAAACCTCCGGGGCACCATCGCCATGGCCCGGACCAACCTGGTCAACAGCGCCACGTCCCAGTTCTTCATCAACGTGGTGGACAACCCCTTCCTCGACCATCGGGACAAGACACCTCCGGGCTATGGCTATGCGGTCTTCGGGCAGGTGACTGAAGGCATGGAGGTGGTGGACGCCATCCGGAAGGTGGAAACCCGGGCCGTCGGGGGACACGAAAACGTACCTAAGACCCCGGTCGTGATTCAGAAGGTGACGGTGGATGCTCCATGA
- a CDS encoding entericidin A/B family lipoprotein, with product MWRTHGWPDGHRLEKEKMRILAFFRKFLVLVMVALCLGGCNTISGMGKDIESLGRTIKRAAD from the coding sequence ATGTGGCGAACCCATGGATGGCCCGATGGTCACCGACTGGAGAAGGAGAAGATGCGGATCCTGGCGTTTTTCAGGAAGTTCCTGGTCCTGGTGATGGTTGCTTTGTGCCTGGGCGGCTGCAACACCATTTCGGGAATGGGAAAGGACATCGAATCCTTGGGCCGGACCATCAAACGGGCCGCCGACTGA
- a CDS encoding transcriptional regulator: MKELRGTFMETLRQRMATLLEEGGRTVRELSQALHLSEREVAAHLPHVARTAAGQGKRLVIHPFRCLVCGYVFKDRKRLSRPGRCPRCKQGHLEEPRYQIR; this comes from the coding sequence TTGAAGGAACTTCGGGGCACCTTCATGGAAACCCTACGGCAACGCATGGCCACGTTGCTGGAAGAAGGCGGGCGCACGGTCCGCGAACTTTCGCAAGCCCTTCACCTCTCGGAAAGGGAAGTCGCCGCCCATTTGCCGCACGTGGCCCGGACGGCCGCGGGCCAGGGAAAAAGGCTGGTGATCCACCCTTTTCGGTGCCTCGTGTGCGGCTACGTCTTCAAGGATCGCAAGCGCCTCTCCCGCCCCGGGCGCTGTCCGCGCTGTAAGCAAGGCCACCTGGAAGAACCCCGGTACCAAATCCGCTGA